TCTATTATCGTTAATAGTGAACCATACCAAACTTTGCCCACTCCAAAAAAGAAATTTTCACTTTGTTCTTAATGGAAAATGCATATAGGTATATACTCTCTTTCACTCTtttgaaaaatgagaaaaactTGGCTACTtaaattgaggaggaatttTTACTCAAAGTACTTTGTGATCGATTAACAGAACTTCGTCCTTATATTTGGAacagttcatattataaatcattctATAAAAATTatctaaacaaataaaatctgaGTTCGTTTAATTAATCAACTATACTATAGTAAATAGATAGAcggtttttaatatttgtacCGATACTaatcatttgtttttatattattcGATGACAAacgatttcatatattttttactttttgttgagATGACTTttacatataaatttataatgtGAACGACTCCGATCATATACATGAAATTCTGTCAGTTGAACTATTTTAATCATAAACATGAAGTTCCATCAAGTCTttcatttaaaaactaaaagagaaaaaaattaatgaaaagcttGTGCTGGtagagaaaattttcaatgtaTCAAAAACACAATTACATAATTTGGTAGACTAAATGTTATAATACAATTGATTAaatatttcttttcaaatttccaaTATAAATTGACGTAACAGAGATATAAATTGATGTAACAGAGCGGGTTCTCCTCACACCGTAAAATCTCGTGCTGCGGCTAAAACCCTAGTCCCCAAGCCCGTGACACACAGCCCACCGCACCAAACGGCCAGACAGACCAAAAGACAAACCCCCTTTCCATCAATAATCAATGACTGCAAACAAAACTTTACattaaaaaaccctaaaataatATTCCCCAAATTCTCAGTTTCATAAACCCTCAAAACCCTCAAAACCCTCTCTGTCTTCGTCTTATTTCCCCTCtgacaaagaaagaaaataggctCTGAAATGCTTGAGTAGTGATGCAGAAACTGCTGCGCATAAGCTCATCAGGCCCCATTCACTGCACATCGCCTAAGGCCGCCCCTTTTTCTTATCCTATCCCCTTTGCCTCAAACTTTCTATCCAAAGCTCTCACCGACTCACCTTCAAGAATGCACACTGCTGCAACCGCAGCTTTTACCTCCGCCGCCGGCGTCTCCGGCTCAGCCCTCGCCGCTACTATTCACAACAAACCCGCTTCCAGTACTCCCCTCTCTCGCTTCAACTGCGGCCTCTGCCAATGCCCTGTCTCTGTGGGCGGCAGATCCCCGTCCCGGGCTTGGCTTGTCCTTAAAGACTCGGGCTTGGGGTCCCGCCCGGCGTGGCTGCATACGAGCTCTGATGGGTCATTTTCTGTTTCCGCTGCCGAGGGTTGCGGGGGGTTAGAAGAGGGTTTTGAGGGTTTGGGCAGTGGCGCTGGTGAAAACCCAGAAAAGGGTTCGGGGGAGCAGAAGCCGAATAGGTTGAATCGGAGACAAAGGGGCTCCGTGGACGGTGGTTTGTTGGCCGGAAACCCGGACTTGTTGGCTATTCCTGGCGTGGGGCCAAGGAACTTGAGGAAGCTGGTGGAAAAGGGTATTGGGGGAGTTGCCGAGCTCAAGCAATTGTATAGAGATAAGGTATTGTGTATTGTACTGATTCTCAAGCTTTTCTGTTGTGAATGTTATGCTTTGTTGCACTGCAGGTTTGGAATTGATGATAATTTTGCTCTTGAATTTTAGCGGTTTAGACTGCGAACATTAAAATTCAGACTTCTGAAATGAATTTGACTAGATAATTCAACCCTTTCTGAGTATTTCGGGGGTTGTTAAGGTGGTTTAGAATGCTTATGTTTGTGTAACATGGATTTTGGAAGCCGAgaagaaaccatttttttttctcaaatagAAGGAATAGTTACATTATGGTTGACATATGGACACCTTCGAATCTATAATGACAAGAGTTTTTGGGCTGCTGCTTGCAGTTCTTTGGAAAATCTAGTGAGAAGATGGTTGAGTTCTTACAAAGTTCTGTAGGAATCATCCACAAAAACCATGCTGAGAGTATTACTACTTATATTAAAGAGACTGTTGATGAAGAGTCAAAAGAGGACATCTCTAACTCGGAACCAAAGCTAATGCAGAAGAAAAGATTTACTATTTGCGTTGAAGGAAATATCAGCGTCGGAAAGTCAACATTTCTTCAGAGAATAGCAAATGAAACACTCGAGTTAAGAGATATTGTTGAGGTGGTTCCAGAACCTATTGATAAGTGGCAGGATGTTGGACCTGACCATTTTAATATATTGGATGCTTTCTATGCTCATCCAGAGAGATATGCCTACACCTTCCAGAATTATGTTTTTGTTACAAGGTTGATGCAGGAGAGAGAATCGTCTGGTGGTATCAAGCCCCTCCGGTTGATGGAAAGGAGTGTTTTTAGTGACAGGATGGTAAGTGTATTGTTCTTTTTCAGTAACTTTTAACTCAGTGTGACAACTGCATCTTTGTTTCTATGAATTTGTCCATGGAGTTGGGAAAAACTGTTAACTCACTGTAAATGCTCCTCCATTAAGAGTAGCAAAAAAACTGTTTTATTTGGAAATGgatattgaatttttgtaacCTCGTCTAAATTCAGCTGTGACCAAAATTGATGGAATCGAAACTTTGCAGTTCTTTTAGTTTCCTTTTGGTTAATAATTCAAGGGAAACCAAAACCTGACTTAAAGTTTCAAGGCTCATGCATTTATTTCATTGTTACATTATAAAGGTTTTTGTTCGAGCGGTTCATGAAGCGAAATGGATGAATGAGATGGAGATCAGTATCTATGACTCATGGTTTGACCCAGTTGTATCATCCTTGCCCGGGCTTGTCCCTGATGCTTTCATATATCTTAGAGCAAGTCCTGACACTTGTCACCAGAGAATGAAGCTACGCAAGAGAGCAGAGGAAGATCAAGTCAGCCTAGAGTATCTCCGCGgtttacatgaaaagcatgaaagcTGGCTCTTCCCATTTGAGAGTGGCAATCATGGTGTATTGTCCGTTAGTAAGCCTGCCTTGCACATAGACAGCAGATTACCTCCTGATATCAGGGACCGTGTGTTCTATTTGCAGGGTGATCATATGCATTCAAGCATTCAGAAGGTATCATATTCAATTAATCTGGTTGACCTTCTGTCATCTCATCTCCCTGATAATATGATTCCTTTTTATTCAATGGTCTGCAGGTTCCTGCTTTGGTTCTTGACTGTGAGCCAAACATTGATTTTAACAAAGACATTGACGCAAAGAGGCAGTAAGATAGCTATCCTTAAAATGCTTGCACAAGAATTTTACTTGTTTcggaattttttgttttgtttttttttttttttttttgggaaataaGCTTTGTTATATTGTTGTTTGGAATGACTGCTTTATGTCTCAAAGTTGCATATTCTTTGTGTGTATTATTAATAGTTAAACACTTCGTGTCCCCAAGTAATCTGGTTGCTAAGTTTGTTTTACTCAtcatgtaaaaacatcattgaGTATTGATTTGGTTTAACTGTTATGTGATAAGCGTAGGCTTATATACAGATTGCACCATCTGTAGTCAAAATATGTCTAATTTATATTTCTCACGTATATCAAAGTATCCATATGCTCTTGAATTGATTTAATTGCTTGAAATCTTGAAACAGAAACAGTTCAAATGTGTTGTGTTTGGCCTTTGTTGGGCTAAGCACATTCTAATATTTGGCTGTCGGTAGGACTGTTCTCTGATAGAGATAGTGGGAAATGTCAGCATGAAGTAGACGTTCTGAACCCCGTCACATTCTTGTGGAGGACATTACGGGATTGTGCTAATGCTTAAGAAAATTACCTCCTTACCAGTTTTATTGACATGGTCAGGTGGCTAAAACAATAATCACCTGTTACATATTAGGCTGGTCTGTGTTATGTATTAGCGCTGTGCTGATACATCTTTATAATGTTTGTTCTAACCGCCATAATAATTTCTTTTGCAATTCGAATTTTGAAGGTATGCTCGTCAAGTAGCGGAGTTTTTTGAGTTTGTGAAGAAAACACAAGAAGTTCCATCAGGAAATAGTTGTGCAGAAGCCAAGAAGAGTAGCCAACAACAAATACTGCTGCCACGAAATGGAGAATTATGGGTTCCTGATAAGCATTTTCCTGGGTCAGCTCTCAAATCTTTGGATTTTAGGCGAGCCATGTCCTTCTTGTCTGGCTAGCGGATTCGATTCCTTTACTCTCTTGATCGTTCAGGCTTTGCCCAGATTCACGTCACGAGTCATCAGTTTCTGTATCATTTATGCCTGGGTTACGATGTGTTTAGATCTTTGTGCTTGTAAAAATAGGTTTTTCTAACCCTAGAGATGTCGAGAAACTTGTGCTGTTGTTTAGTTAATGGGAACATGGTTGaaacttttattattttgaaccGGAACACTATCAATGTCTACTTAAAAACGAGAAAATTGTCTGTACAGCCTTTTGGCAACCATGTGAGGTTTGAAAAGCCAGTGGCCGTAGCTTGGCATTCGACTCCTGCCGATGACTGAGCAACACAGGCTTGCTTCTGTGATTACCAATAGATCAATGATTTTCCAAGAAATTTACTGCATTCAGAAGTTGATTACCAAGAGATCAATGAAATACACGAGCCTATCAACCAATCTTCTATGTCGAGTGGGATCATGGTATTCCGATTGTGACCACATGGTATTCAGATGCTCTCATACATTTCGAGAAGGGAATGAATGTGCTaacaaattagccaatttaGGATTTCTCTCGTCTTCATTTGTTTGGCATGCAGCTTTTCCTATATAGATTCTTCCTTTACTGCATTCAGATTTATTGGGTATGCTGGTCTACCTGTTTGCCTCCCCTTTTTTAtgtgtgattattttttatttaatcttttgaatttttcgtTTTTGTTATGCAACTTGttttaactccgcctatgtcttacatggccggtcccaagcccggataaaggaggagggggagggcgtcaggtagtcgacagccggcactccatgatcacgtcgaatccttatgaaaatgaatccagaacaaaatcgcgctaaagctagggcgtcacccgtaagtggcgcgctgtgtggcccgagcacagtgataagtgagcaa
This genomic interval from Malus domestica chromosome 05, GDT2T_hap1 contains the following:
- the LOC103420096 gene encoding uncharacterized protein; the protein is MQKLLRISSSGPIHCTSPKAAPFSYPIPFASNFLSKALTDSPSRMHTAATAAFTSAAGVSGSALAATIHNKPASSTPLSRFNCGLCQCPVSVGGRSPSRAWLVLKDSGLGSRPAWLHTSSDGSFSVSAAEGCGGLEEGFEGLGSGAGENPEKGSGEQKPNRLNRRQRGSVDGGLLAGNPDLLAIPGVGPRNLRKLVEKGIGGVAELKQLYRDKFFGKSSEKMVEFLQSSVGIIHKNHAESITTYIKETVDEESKEDISNSEPKLMQKKRFTICVEGNISVGKSTFLQRIANETLELRDIVEVVPEPIDKWQDVGPDHFNILDAFYAHPERYAYTFQNYVFVTRLMQERESSGGIKPLRLMERSVFSDRMVFVRAVHEAKWMNEMEISIYDSWFDPVVSSLPGLVPDAFIYLRASPDTCHQRMKLRKRAEEDQVSLEYLRGLHEKHESWLFPFESGNHGVLSVSKPALHIDSRLPPDIRDRVFYLQGDHMHSSIQKVPALVLDCEPNIDFNKDIDAKRQYARQVAEFFEFVKKTQEVPSGNSCAEAKKSSQQQILLPRNGELWVPDKHFPGSALKSLDFRRAMSFLSG